From a single Microbacterium terrisoli genomic region:
- a CDS encoding PIG-L deacetylase family protein has protein sequence MVDNAGSLLVVSAHAGDFVWRAGGAIAAAAMRGERVTVACLSYGERGESASQWLAGRSLEEIKATRRDEAQAAASALGADIEFLDLGDYPLRESDDAVATLVGLYRRVQPTVVLTHTLVDPYNGDHPAAARMALQARVLAQAIGVANADGSFPTKEQIIGAPPVFFFEPHQGEQCDFRPNVLLDITDAFPRKRAAMECLPAQKHMWSYYTDLAVRRGVQVRRNAGPNLGLPHDTMGEAYVRYYPQVTGELS, from the coding sequence ATGGTCGACAACGCCGGTTCCCTTCTGGTCGTCAGCGCTCATGCGGGGGACTTCGTATGGCGCGCCGGAGGGGCCATCGCCGCCGCCGCGATGCGCGGCGAACGGGTCACCGTGGCATGCCTGAGCTACGGCGAGCGCGGCGAATCGGCCAGTCAGTGGCTGGCGGGCAGATCGCTCGAGGAGATCAAGGCCACCCGCCGCGATGAGGCTCAGGCCGCGGCATCCGCCCTCGGCGCCGACATCGAGTTCCTCGACCTCGGCGACTATCCTCTGCGCGAGAGCGACGACGCGGTGGCGACCCTGGTCGGCCTGTACCGGCGCGTGCAGCCGACGGTCGTGCTCACCCACACCCTCGTCGACCCGTACAACGGCGACCACCCGGCGGCGGCGCGCATGGCGCTGCAGGCGCGTGTGCTCGCGCAGGCGATCGGCGTGGCCAATGCCGACGGCTCGTTCCCGACGAAGGAGCAGATCATCGGCGCACCGCCGGTGTTCTTCTTCGAGCCGCATCAGGGCGAGCAGTGCGACTTCCGCCCCAACGTCCTGCTGGACATCACCGACGCCTTCCCGCGCAAGCGCGCCGCCATGGAGTGTCTGCCCGCCCAGAAGCACATGTGGTCGTACTACACCGACCTCGCCGTGCGCCGCGGCGTGCAGGTGCGCCGCAACGCCGGACCGAACCTCGGCCTGCCGCATGACACGATGGGCGAGGCCTATGTGCGCTACTACCCGCAGGTGACCGGAGAGCTGTCATGA
- a CDS encoding 4-carboxy-4-hydroxy-2-oxoadipate aldolase/oxaloacetate decarboxylase has translation MTAVVVTDIARADAATVDALAVHGVATVHEAMGRTGLVGTWPAGIGLRPIQQDVRVAGTAVTVLSHPGDNLMIHAAVEQCRAGDLLVVTTTSPSTDGAFGELFATALHARGVRGLVTTTGVRDTAELRALGFPVWATAVGAQGTVKATPGSVNVPVIIGGVVIHPGDVVIADDDGIVCVPREDAASALSASDARIAKEDADRVAYRDGQLSLDRKGLRASLTDLGVVYMTQQEYDAR, from the coding sequence ATGACCGCTGTCGTGGTCACCGACATCGCCCGCGCCGACGCCGCCACCGTCGATGCGCTCGCCGTGCACGGGGTCGCGACGGTGCACGAGGCGATGGGCCGCACGGGCCTGGTTGGCACGTGGCCGGCAGGCATCGGGCTGCGCCCCATCCAGCAGGATGTGCGGGTGGCCGGCACCGCGGTGACCGTGCTCAGCCACCCCGGCGACAACCTCATGATCCATGCGGCCGTCGAGCAGTGCCGCGCCGGCGACCTGCTCGTGGTCACCACCACCTCACCGTCCACCGACGGTGCGTTCGGCGAACTGTTCGCCACCGCGCTGCACGCGCGCGGCGTGCGGGGTCTGGTCACCACGACGGGCGTGCGCGACACCGCAGAGCTGCGCGCGCTGGGCTTTCCCGTGTGGGCGACGGCGGTGGGCGCCCAGGGCACCGTGAAAGCCACACCCGGGTCGGTGAACGTGCCCGTCATCATCGGTGGCGTCGTCATCCATCCCGGCGACGTCGTCATCGCCGACGACGACGGCATCGTCTGCGTTCCGCGTGAGGATGCGGCATCCGCCCTCTCCGCCTCCGACGCGCGGATCGCGAAAGAAGACGCCGACCGGGTCGCCTACCGCGACGGCCAGCTGAGCCTTGACCGCAAGGGCCTGCGCGCGAGCCTGACGGACCTCGGCGTCGTCTATATGACCCAGCAGGAATACGATGCCCGCTGA
- a CDS encoding 4-oxalomesaconate tautomerase, which yields MPADVVREGVRCMLMRGGTSKGAYFIADDVPDDPAVRDDLMLRIMGSPDPAQIDGIGGAHPLTSKVAIVSRSAEPDIDLDYLFLQVAVDEPQVSDRQTCGNLLAGVGPFALERGLIAAQGETATVRIRLLNTGDVATASFAVSGGMPDYDGDAHIDGVPGTACPIDLALTGSRPLLPTGHVADTVAGRRVTLVDNGMPVVLMDAADFGIDGSEAPARLEGDTALRAEVERVRLAAGELFGLGDVAEQTVPKMFLLSPPREGGAVTTRAFIPHRVHTSIGVLMAASVAAGIRIPGAVGADLAQIMHDSDTPLEHPRGTFTARVELHEDDGVWRATSASLRTARKLFDGRVFPRPRS from the coding sequence ATGCCCGCTGACGTGGTGCGTGAGGGCGTCCGCTGCATGCTGATGCGCGGTGGCACCTCGAAAGGCGCCTACTTCATCGCCGACGACGTTCCCGACGATCCCGCCGTACGCGACGACCTCATGCTGCGGATCATGGGCAGCCCCGACCCGGCGCAGATCGACGGCATCGGCGGCGCGCACCCGCTCACGAGCAAGGTCGCCATCGTCTCCCGCTCGGCCGAACCCGACATCGACCTGGACTACCTCTTCTTGCAGGTCGCCGTCGACGAGCCGCAGGTCAGCGATCGGCAGACGTGCGGCAACCTCCTGGCCGGGGTCGGTCCGTTCGCGCTGGAACGCGGCCTGATCGCGGCGCAGGGCGAGACGGCGACGGTGCGGATACGTCTGCTGAACACCGGTGATGTGGCCACGGCATCCTTCGCCGTCTCCGGCGGAATGCCCGACTACGACGGCGACGCCCACATCGACGGGGTGCCGGGCACCGCGTGCCCCATCGACCTCGCCCTGACCGGCTCGCGTCCGCTGCTGCCGACCGGTCACGTCGCCGACACCGTCGCAGGCCGCCGCGTCACACTCGTCGACAACGGCATGCCGGTGGTGCTGATGGACGCCGCGGATTTCGGCATCGACGGCAGCGAGGCCCCGGCCCGGCTCGAAGGCGACACCGCCCTGCGCGCCGAGGTCGAGCGGGTGCGCCTGGCCGCGGGGGAGCTGTTCGGCCTGGGAGATGTCGCCGAGCAGACGGTGCCGAAGATGTTTCTGCTCTCACCGCCGCGGGAGGGCGGGGCCGTCACGACGCGTGCATTCATCCCGCACCGCGTGCACACCTCGATCGGGGTGCTGATGGCGGCCTCGGTGGCCGCGGGGATCCGCATCCCCGGTGCCGTCGGCGCCGACCTCGCCCAGATCATGCATGACAGCGACACGCCGTTGGAGCACCCGCGCGGGACCTTCACCGCCCGCGTCGAGCTGCACGAGGACGACGGCGTGTGGCGCGCGACATCCGCGTCCTTGCGCACCGCCCGCAAACTCTTCGACGGACGCGTTTTTCCGCGCCCGCGATCGTGA
- a CDS encoding VOC family protein, which translates to MAHQENFDLAHLGAVELFTPKFEESLHFFRDICAMREVARVGDSAYLRTWDEYQLYSLKLTASDTNGAGRTLFRATSEDALNRRVAAIEKAGLGHGWREPEVGVGRSFEFEDPDGHLMALYYDTEHYVPDDQDRPALKNQASAYPGRGINARRLDHINYLAADVDAAGEFWRDVMFARESERVRMDDGHMAAWWFRFHQKSYDVVYSEDWTGERGRFHHFAFAPDSREDILKAADICLENGVYIEYGPYKHAINQTFFLYVWEPGGNRIEFANAQARLLLDPDWPVVEWSAAERAKGQAWGMKTVATFHTHGTPYVENQEEIDRQALAGH; encoded by the coding sequence ATGGCACACCAGGAGAATTTCGATCTCGCGCACCTCGGCGCCGTCGAACTGTTCACCCCGAAATTCGAAGAGAGCCTGCACTTCTTCCGCGACATCTGCGCCATGCGCGAAGTCGCGCGGGTGGGGGACTCGGCGTACCTGCGCACGTGGGACGAATACCAGCTCTACTCGCTCAAGCTCACCGCATCCGACACCAACGGTGCAGGCCGCACGCTGTTCCGCGCGACGAGCGAAGACGCGCTGAACCGCCGGGTCGCCGCGATCGAGAAGGCCGGCCTCGGACACGGCTGGCGTGAGCCAGAGGTGGGTGTGGGCCGGTCGTTCGAGTTCGAAGATCCGGACGGACACCTCATGGCGCTCTACTACGACACCGAGCACTACGTGCCCGATGACCAGGACCGCCCGGCCCTGAAGAACCAGGCTTCGGCCTATCCCGGCCGCGGCATCAACGCACGCCGGCTCGACCACATCAACTACCTGGCCGCCGACGTGGACGCCGCCGGCGAGTTCTGGCGCGACGTGATGTTCGCCCGGGAGTCCGAGCGTGTGCGCATGGACGACGGGCACATGGCTGCGTGGTGGTTCCGGTTCCACCAGAAGTCGTACGACGTCGTCTACTCCGAGGACTGGACCGGCGAACGGGGGCGCTTCCACCACTTCGCGTTCGCCCCGGATTCGCGCGAGGACATCCTCAAGGCCGCCGACATCTGCCTCGAGAACGGCGTCTACATCGAGTACGGCCCCTACAAGCACGCCATCAACCAGACCTTCTTCCTGTACGTGTGGGAGCCCGGCGGCAACCGCATCGAGTTCGCCAACGCGCAGGCGCGTCTGCTGCTGGACCCCGACTGGCCCGTCGTGGAGTGGAGCGCCGCTGAGCGAGCCAAGGGGCAGGCCTGGGGCATGAAGACGGTCGCGACCTTCCACACGCACGGCACGCCGTACGTCGAGAACCAGGAGGAGATCGACCGCCAGGCCCTCGCCGGCCACTGA